The Gemmatimonadaceae bacterium genome contains the following window.
CGCGCAGTGGCCTTTGGGCGAGAAGTCCTACTGCCGCTGCGGCGCTTGGTGCTCTCCCCCGAACCTAAAGGCACGTCCGCATCGGGTTTTGCATCTGCGGCCCGAAGCACACGACGACAGCGGCGGCAGAGGATCCGGCTCTCGGGAGAGACCGCGCCAATATGAAAGACTTCTCCGCATGGGCATTCGAGCGTAGCCATGCCACCAATGTACGCCAGTTGACACAGCACTTGCGCGAGGGGCGGTCCACCGGAGCCTTTCGGACTGATCCGCTTGGACTGTCACAGGATCAAGATCGGCGGAACGGGGGTACCACTCCCCGTGTTCGAGTCGCAGCCGGGCGAGTGCCCGGCGCTGAACTGGAACTCACTTTCTGGAGCATTCTGGATGCGTAAGCTCGCCCTGCTCGCCGCTGCCGCCGTCGTTGCGTTCGCCGCCCCGACCGCCGCGCAGGCGCAGGAAAAGGACATTGTCGAGACCGCCGTCGCGGCGGGCTCGTTCAAGACGCTCGCCAAGCTGCTCGGCGACGCCGGCCTCATCGAGACCCTCAAGGGACCCGGCCCGTTCACCGTGTTCGCCCCGACCGACGAGGCGTTCGCCAAGGTCCCGGCCGCCACGCTCGAGGCGCTCGGCAAGGATAAGGCGAAGCTCAAGAACGTCCTGCTGTACCATGTGGTCGCCGGCAAGGTCCCGGCCGCCGAAGCGCTCAAGCTCGCCGGCAAGGGCGCCAAGACGGTGGAAGGCCAGGAAGCCAAGATCTCGGTGATGGATGGCAAGCCGATGATCAACAACGCCCATATAATCAAGACGGACATCATGGCCAAGAACGGTATCATCCACGTCATCGACGCGGTGATCCTGCCGCCGGCCAAGTAAGTATTGATCGTCTGGGGCGAAGAGGCACGACGCGAGGACTGCGTCGTGCCTCTTTTGGCTTTGGTGGAGGCGCCACCGAGGGTAGTTTTCTATCATGCGCTCCGCCCTGATCTGCCACGCCGGTGATCGCCTAAACGAGGAAGGAGTCGCCCGATGGCTCGGCGGCTTCTCCGAACTCAGGGTCGTCGTTCGAATCACCGAACCGCGTTCCCGACTTCTCCGCCGCCTGAGGCGGGAGGTGCAGCGTTCTGGCGTGATTCGCCTATTTGACATCCTCGCCTTTCGAATCCTGCACACGCTGCGTTTTCAGAAAGCCTTCCAAGAATGGACCGATGCGACCTTGGCTCAGATTTCGCGCGAGTATCCGCCGGTCGCTGCCTATAGAGTTGTTGAATGCGCCAGCGTCAACGAGCCGCACGTTGCCGAAGCGCTTCGCGACGAGGCCGTGGAGTTCGCACTTGCTCGGTGCAAACAGATCATCAGCAAGCGTGTTTACCATGTGCCCCCCAAGGGAGTCTACGTTCTCCACCCCGGGATTTGTCCCGAATACAGGAATGCTCACGGCTGCTTCTGGGCGATGGCCGAAGGGGACTTCTCGAATGTCGGCACATCGCTACTGCGCATCGACGACGGCGTAGACACCGGGCCTGTCTACGCCTACTTCCGCACGCAGTTCGACATGAGGCGCGAGTCACCACTGGTGATTCAAGAGCGAACTTTGTTCGATAACCTCCCCGAGGTAGCCCGCGTCTTGTCCGACGTACTCGATGGGAAGGTTGGTCCGCAGGATACGAGCGGGCGGGAATCGCGAGCGTGGGGGCAACCGTGGCTTTCCGCCTGGTTGCGGTTTTTTCGGTCGTAGGCGATGCGTTTACTCTATCATGACGTAGTGGACGAACTCGGCTCGAACACCGGGTTCCCGGGTGCGTCGGCGGCCCACTACAAGTTGGACCAGCGCGTCTTCGAGCAGCATCTCGACATTCTCAGCACGAGCAACCCTGCGATTGAGCTAACCTTTGACGACTGTGGAGCATCTGCCCGTTGGATTGCAGATCAGCTCGAGGCTCGGGGAATGCGAGGGCTATTTTTTGCGCCTACGGCCTTCATCGATAAACGCGGGTTCTGTAGCGTCGACGACCTTCGGGCAATTCGAAAGAGCGGCCATTTGATCGGGAGTCATTCGCATACTCACCCCATCCCTATCTCGGCACTCCCTCCCCAATCGCTCCTCGACGAGTGGCAGAAGAGTCGACTCTGCTTGGAGGATTGGCTCGGAGAACAGGTTCGGTGCGCCTCAGTCCCCGGGGGGTTCCTTTCCAGTTCCGTGTTAGACGCGCTTTCGGCTGCAGACTACACGACCGTCTTTACATCTGAGCCCCTCAGATCAGAATCCAAATACGGCGAGTTAACGCTCATCGGTCGCTACTCGGTAACCCGAGCGAGTAGTCTCGATGAACTCCGCTCGGTCGCCGCAGGAAATCAATGGCCGTGGATCCGGCAGCGCCTTCTCTGGGGGGCAAAGCGCATGGTGAAGCGAATTGGTGGGCGCGCTTGGCTTCAACTGCGAGAGAAAGTGTTCGAAAGCCGCTGATGCGGCCAAAGATCATCTTCCGGTTCGCCTAGAGTACGTGTCGCTTACTGCACCCGCTGCACACTCACCCGCAGCGCCCCACCATTCACCCCCGCCAGCTGCACCACCTGCCCGCCGCCCTGCACGCCGTTGAGCGTGAGGTAGGTCGCACCGGCGCCCGGCAGCTGCAGCCCGCTGAACACGAACGACCCGGCGCTCACCGCGCGGCCGCGGAGCGGCGCGCTCTGGAAGATCCCGGGGAACGTGCCGGCCAGACCGCTCCACATGTCCGCCGCGTTCCACGTCGCACTGGCCGGACCCACCGCGTTCGACATCGCCCAACCCGCCAACAGCTGATCCGCCGGCACACCGGCGATCTGCGCCAGGCCAGCCACACCGGCCGGCGCCGTGCCCGCCACCAGCGCCTTGAGCATGCCGCTCTCGTTCGCCGCGTACTGGTCCACCGCCCAGCGCACGAGGCTCCAACCGCTGGCGTAGTAGGTCACGTCGCCGCTCTTGGCGGGGCCAAAGGGCGTGAGCGAATCGGCGCCGCGCAGGTACGCGTGCAGCTGCGAGAAGTGCTTCCACATCACGAGCGGGCGGTCGTCGCACTGCGTGAGCTCGCAGCCCACGCTCGCCGCAAAGCCGGTGTTCCCCTTCCACGTGCCGCCGCCGGGGAACGTGCGCGCGTAGAGCTCCTCGGCCACCCGCGCCGTCGCCTCCTCGAGCCAGCTCTCCTCGCTGTTCGCGCCACGCGACAGGCGCTCGGCGTAGCTCGCCAGGTGCTTGCTCTCGTGCACCACCGTGCTGCGCAGCGCACGGCGCCAGTCGTCGGCCGTTTCGTTCGTGCTCGGCACGCGGGCGTAGAAGACCTCGTCTTCGTTGCTCGCGGCGAACTTGGTCTTGGGGTAGAAGTTGCACGCGCTCACATAGCCCGACGTCCCCGGGCTCGAATCGTTCACGAAGCGCGTGAAGAGCATCGTGATGCGGCCGTCGCCGTTGAGCTGGCCGTTCAGCGCGAGCGGGTCGCCCAGGTTCTTGGTGAGCAGCGGATAGACGGTGGCGTCGAACTCGCTGCCGATCGCGCGGAGCGCGTCGTCCATGCGGCCGGCACGCGGCGACGCGATGTCTTCGAGCACGACCGCCTTGGCACCGGCGTACACCACCCGCGCGCGGACCGCGCGGCCGGTCGTGCACGAGTTGAGCAGCGCGTTGATCTGGAGTGTGTCGCCAAGCGCCGCCGGGGCGCGCACCGCCGAAAGGCGCGTGCGGGCGGGGATACCGGCCTGCGCGAACACCGCGCGATCCGCCGCCAGGTGCGCAGCGTGGCGGGCGTCGTCAGCCGGGACGGCTTCCGACGCCGAGAGCGCGGAGGGAGCGGAGAACGCGGAGGCGGCGCGGAGCCCCATCACGTTCGCATCGCTCTGCACCACACTCGCCACATTCGCCAGCGCGCCCGTCCCCAGGCCGCGGAGGTCGAAGCGAGCGGTTGCGGTGCTCTGGGTCGCGGTGTTCACCACGGCCACGACGTACTTGGCGGCCCCGGTCGCGGCGCCGGCGAGCTCCACACAGGCGGCCTGCTCGGCGTTCAGCGTCACCGCGGCGTCGCCGGCCGTGAGGGCGAGCGGGGTGGCAGTGCGGAGGACGACGGTCTGCTGCAGCGTGGTGGCGCCGAGTTCGAGGCGGAGCGTCTGGGCGGCCGGCGCGGCGCAGGCAAAGCCGGTGGCCGGCACGAGCGCTTCGATGCGGGTCGCCGAGGCGGCGCGGACGTCGAGGGCCACGCCGGCGATGGAGAGGCGGATGGCCGACGGGGTGGTCGGGAGGTTCGTGCCGGTGATCGTGACGACCGTCCCAACGAGGAGCGTGTCGGGGGTGATCTGGCCCACGGTCGCGGCCGGTGACGCCACGGGTGTCGAGCCAGCCGGCGCCGGCATGGGGGTCTGCTGTGGCGCCGTCGGGGCCACCGCACCCGTTCCGCTGCACGCCTGCAACACCCCCAAGGCGCATGCCATCAGCGCGGCGCCGGCGAGGCGCCGGCCGCGCGTGGCAGTTGCTTCGTAAGTGGTTGCGGTGTTGGCGTTTGCAGACATTGGTCAGTTCGGCACGGGGTGGTCCAGCCACTCTTCTTGCCAGTGAAGAGGGCAAGGGCCGTGCCGAGCTCTGCCGTGGGGATGACCTTTTTGCCGTCGGCGTGACGGTCTGCTGCCATGGTGGGGTCTGCGTGGGGAATGCGCAACAGGTGGGTGCGGGCAAAGGGCCGCGACGCGCGTCTGCAACTGACATGTGGCGTGGGCGCCGATTGCGACCCGACACACGTCCGAATTGCAAACGGTCGATCAATTCCCTTGCTTTTTGTCGAACTGGCCCGCGTCGGCACCGCTCGACTTAGGCGTGCACTCGCGTCCGACGGGTCGGCAGAGGAATGGTCAGGCCGGCTTCGGTGGCGGTGGCCAGCCACGCCTGAACGGATCCGGCCCTCTCACCCACGCGCTCTAGGTCGGATCGGCGGCCTCATCGTCGCCGCCATTCAGCATTGTCTCAATCTCGCGGTGCAGCGCTGGGATATTTCGCTGCAAGACACGCCAGACGATATCGAGATCGACGCCGAAATAGTCGTGGATCAGTCGATCACGCATGCCCGCCATGGCGCGCCATTCCACGGAAGGATTACCGTCCCGAACGTGTTGCGGAATTCGCTTGGTAGCTTCGCCAATAACCTCGAGGCTTCGAACCACGGCCCGCTGCACCACCGGATCGGTGTCGAGTTGCTCCCGCGTCAACCGTTCACAAAGGTCCAGGAGAAACTCAGTTTCTTCGAGGATGTGTCGGAGAATCTCACGCGGCTCGAAGGACATCCATCGCGTCGGCAAGGATGTGGTCGCGCAGAAACGGCGAAAGTCCTTCTGGAGTAACGAGATCGACGTGTCGGCCAAGCGTCGACTCCAGCAGATCGCCGAGGGCGACGAGATGTTCGAGCGTCTTCTCGTTCGGTGCGAACTCGACGATGAGGTCGACATCACTCCGTGCATCGGCCGCGTCACGGCGTACCGAGCCGAAGAGCGCCAGCCGCTGCACGCCGAGCTTGAGGATATCCAAGCGGATCCCATGAATTCGGGATTCCACGTCGGATCGGGAAGGTGCGCGCTCGATCATGGACGTAATTTAGCGTCTATGCGCCTCTCCGTCCTCGCCGCCGCCCTCGCGGCCCCCGCCCTCCTCGCCGCCCAGGTCCGCCCCGACCCCGCCGACCTGATCGTCACCAACGCCCGCATCTACACCGTCGACGACGCCCGCCCGCTCGTGGAGGCGTTCGCGGTGAAGGGGGGCAAGGTGGTGTTTACCGGCTCCAAGGCCGAAGCGAACGTCTACAAGGGCGCCGCCACCAAGGTCGTGGACGCCGGCGGCCGCACGGTCATCCCCGGCATGGTCGATGCCCATGGCCACTTTGCCGGCCTCGCCCAGACGCTGCGTGCGGTGGACCTCACCGGCACCAAGAGCCTGGCCGAGGTGGTGCAGCGGGTGGCCGCGAAGGCCAAGACGCTCCCCAAGGGCTCGTGGGTGATTGGCCGCGGCTGGGATCAGAATGCCTGGGGCGACACCCGCTTCCCCACGCATGAGTCGTTGAGCGCGGCAGTCCCCGAACATCCGGTGCTGCTCACGCGCGTGGACGGCCACGCGAACTTTGCCAACGCCATGGCGATGCAGCTCGCCGGTGTCACCAAGGCCACGCCGGACCCGAGCGGCGGCAAGATCCAGCGCGATGCGAGCGGCGCCCCCACCGGCGTGTTCATCGACAACGCGCAGGGGATCGTGGGGAGCAAGGTCCCCGAACTCACGCGCGACGAAATGCGGAGCGCCCTCAAAGACGCCATCGCGCTCATGCACTCGCTCGGCCTGGTGGGCGTGCACGACGCGGGCGCGAGCCGCGCGAATATCGATCTCTTTGAAGACATGGCGCAGAAGGGCGATCTCAACCTGCGCCTGTACGTCATGATCGGCGACAACGCCGAGGCGCTCAAGCACTACTTCGCCATGGGCCCCCGCTCGGCGCTCTACAACAACCAGGTCTGGGTGCGCGCCGTAAAGCTCTACGCCGACGGCGCGATGGGCTCCCGCGGCGCCGCGCTCCTCGAGCCGTACAGCGACGATCCGAACAACACCGGGCTGCTCGTCAGCGCACCGGCGCACATTCAGGAGGTCGCCGAGCAGGGGTTGGCGAACGGCTTCCAGATCAACACGCACGCGATCGGCGATCGTGGCAACCGCGTGGTCCTCGACGCGTACGAAAAAGCGCTCGCCAAGGTCCCGGCGGCCAATCATCGCTTCCGCGTGGAGCACGCGCAGATCCTGCACTACGACGACATCCCGCGCTTCGCACAGCTGGGCGTGATTCCGAGCATGCAAGCGAGCCACCAGACGAGTGACATGTACTGGATCGGCAAGCGCCTTGGCCCCACGCGCCTCTACGGCGCCTACGCGTGGCAGTCGCTGCTGCAGACGGGCGTGATCGTACCGAACGGCAGCGACTTTCCGGTGGAGCAGGTGAACCCGCTGATTTCGTTTCATGCCGCGATCTCGCGCCAGGATGCGCGCGACTATCCGGCGGCGGGGTGGTTCCCGGAGCAGAAGATGAGCCGCGAAGACGCGCTGCGATCGATGACGATCTGGCCGGCGTACGCGGGCTTTCAGGAATCGATGATGGGCTCTCTGGCGCCAGGCAAGCTGGCGGACTTTGTGATTTTGGATCAGGACATCATGCGCGTGCCGTCGGAGCTGGTCCTGAAGACGCGTGTGGTGGCGACGTACGTTGGTGGGCGCGCAGTGTTCGAGGCGTCGCGCTGACGGCTGGATTGTTGAACAGCTCGTCGGGGACGCGGGGGAACGGGGATGACGGTGATGCGCACGGATCGCCCCGTTCCCCGTATCCCCGACGAGTTTTTTACGTCTAGTTTCGGCAGTGCATTAAGCGCTGGAGTCGCGCCGAAATGATCCGTTGCATTACATCGAGAACGGGATGCGCTGGAGCGGCGCTCCAAAGCGCTCCCACGGCCAACGGCACCTCGGCCACTAGACGGTCAATCTCACGCTGGACCGTGCTGACGCCGAGCTCCATGTCTTTGGCGAAGCGCTGCAGATCGGCGAACGTGAGGCGCTCGGGATCGCGCGAATGCCCCACGTTCATGGAGAGTTGACGATCGAGCCCCTCGTAGGCCTCGGTGCAGACGATGTCGTAGAACGGGGCGAGTTGCGCCGTGTTGTGCGTGTAGAGCAGCGCATAGTTCTTGGCGTGCGCGTCCATGTTGCCGACCACGATTTGCATGAGGGCGGCGCGTACGAGCAGTTCGAGATCTCGCCCAGGGCTGGCACTGTACCGACGCAACACGCGGGCGAGATCACCGAATCCCGGACCTCCGCTGAACTGATATTTGCGCTTGGGCAGCCGCCCGGTGGCCTGACAAAAGTCTTCCTGGTGTAGGCGCGTGATCTGCCCGTTCACGTCGACCGGTCGATCGAATCGCTCCGTCTTGAGGAAGCCTGACGGACCGTCGAGTACTTCGGTGGCGGCCGTCGGGAGTCCGACCGCATCAAACAGACGCAGACACATATGCTCGTTGAGCGCCAACCCGTCGTATTGCCCCGTTGAGCGCTTGAGAATGACGGAACCGGGCGCGCCATTGAGCGGTAACCACGGCGCGTGGTCGCGCCACGCGAAACTCAGCTTGTGCTGCACACCGCTCATGGCCTGACGAGCCTCGAGTTGCAGCGCCGTCAGTCGCGCGCCGTGCTTTTGGGTAAAGAGGGCTTCAAGGTCGCCGCGGGGAATTGCGCGATACTCGGCGGTCGTCGGTGGCTCCACATCAATCGGCCACACGGAGACCGCACCGGCGCACTCACCACCGAGTCGACCGAGCATGCCGGCCACATCACTCTCGTCGAGTTTGGCGGCCTTGGCGATCGCCTCGCGAAGATCCGACTCGAGCAGCAGGTTGTCGAAGAAGGCGAGCGTCTCGTCGTGACCGTACGTGCGTGGCGCGACGGGGAGACGCACCGAGATCGCCCACCGCCTGGCGTCGGGCGCTTCGATGATGGCCGGATCGTAGCGAAACCAGAGATCGGCACCGGACTCGCCGATAGCGCCCACGCGGGTGCCGTGGAGATACACGGCAAGGCTTGGGGCGGAGAGGTCGTACCGATCGGCTCGACGCGGCATCACGGGGCCTCCACCGGTCGCCCGTCTCGCGACACGACCTGGAGGTCGAGCCCCAGTATGTGCAGCATGCGAATGATCACATCCAGACTCACGCCGGTGCGGCGACCGGTCTCGCACTCGGACCAGAGGCGCGTGCTGATCCCCACCAGACTCGCGGCGCGCGCCTGGGTGAGATCGAGGGACTGGCGGCGCGCCTTGAGGAGGCGCCCGAGATCGGCGAGGTCGTATACGGGGGCTGTCATCTGACGTTTTTGTAGCTTGTAGCGGAAAGATGATACTTGCTACGTTTTTGTAGTATATACCATCTAGCGCGAAAATACTACGAAATTGTACAACTAATGCATTTCTTCATATTTACTACGTTTTTGTAGTATATCGATGAAATTCGACCGTGCATCAATATCCGCATCTATCGCCGAAGTCGCCGATATCCCTTGCGGGGTCCTGCGCGAAGGCGAATCCATCGGGAGTCCAACACCCTCCCCGGAATCATGCGCATCATCAGCCTCCTCCCCGCCGCCACCGAGATCGTGGCGCTCCTCGGCGCCACCGACCACCTGGTGGGCGTCACCCATGAGTGCGACTATCCGGATGTCGTGGGCTCGCGGGCGCGCGTCACGAAGAGCGCCATCCCCCACACGCACGATCCGGCCGCCATCGATTCAGCGGTAAGCGAAGCGCATGGCGCGGGGGTCGCGCTCTTTACGCTCGACGAAGCCAAGATCCGCACGCTGCACCCCGACGTGATCCTCACGCAGGCGCTGTGCGATGTGTGCGCCGTGCGTGAAACCGATGTCCGCGCCCTGGCCGCCAAACTCTCGCCCGAGCCGCGCATCGTCACGCTCGGCGGCACAAGCCTCGACGGCATTTACGCCGATATTCGCGCGGTGGCCGACGCGATCGGTGCCGGCGACGAGGCCGACGAGATCCTCGCCGGCCTCAAGGCACGCGTGAAGCATGTGCACGAAACGCTCAAGGCCGCCCAGGCCCCGCGCCCGCGCGTGGCGGTGGTGGAGTGGACCGACCCGATCTATGTCGCCGGCCACTGGGGCCCGGAGCAGGTGAAGCGCGCTGGCGGGATCGATGTGCTGGGCGTTCCGGGCGAGCACTCGGTGGTGGTGCCGATGGACACGCTGCGCGATGTGAACCCCGACGTACTGATCATTGCGCCGTGCGGCTACTCAGTGAGCGCGGCCGCCGCCGAGGCGAAGCGATGCCTCGACCATCCGTCGTGGGCGTGGGTGGGCGATCGCGCCGTGTGGGCGATGGATGCCAACGGCCTCACCAGCCGCCCCGGCCCGCGCGTGGTGGACGGGATCGAGGCGATGGCGTGCATCTTCAACCCGGCGTGTTTCCCGGCGATTGATGCGCGCCACGCGGTGCGGGTGCAGTAGCATGACCAAACGCCGTCCAAAGTCTGCCTCCACCCCCTCGCTCCTGGATCCAGCCGGGCGTGCTGAACTGTTGCGCGACTTTACGCGCCTGCTCGGCCAGCAGGAGTTCGCCAACGAGGACGAGCTTCGGGCCTTTCTGGAGCGGGAGGTCATGGGCAAGCCGCTCCCACGCGTCGAGGCCGCCACGCCGCAGGAGCAGGCGGAGGATCTCGTCAGACTCGCCCGTACCCTACCGAGCGACGCCCGAGCGCGTGCCAAGGTGAACGAAGCGCTCGCGCTCGACCCGGACTGCCTTTCGGCGCATCTCTTCCTGTCCGAGTTGGCGGAGACCCCGACGGACGCGCAGCAGCACCTGCAGGCCGCAGTGGCGAGTGGCGATCGCACCCTCGACGCGATGTGGTTTGAGCCGGACGCTGATCCGTGGTACGACCCGACGGGGCGCGAGTACCTGATGGCCATGGGCATGCTCGCCGAGCTCCGCTGGCGCATGGGCGACCGTCGGCAGGCCATCGCTGACGGCCACGAACTGCTCAAACTCTCTCCGAACGACGGCGCTGGCTTTCGCTACCAGTTCATTGAGTGGCTCATGCGCGCCGGCTCGCTCGCGGAGATCGACGCCTTGCTCGCCGCGTATCAGGAGAAGAGCGCCGTGTGGTGCTATGCGGCGGCGCTGCATGCCTTCCGTCAACGCGGGCCGGATGCGGCGGCCACCAGGGCGCTGCGCGTCGCCGTCGCGGTCAATCCCCATGTTGTGGCGATGCTCATCGGCCGGGAGCCGCTCCCCATGGAGGTGCCCGATTCGTACAGCACCGGTAGCGTGGAGGAGGCCACGCTCTACGTGCAGGGCGCCGCATCCTCGTGGTTCGACGCCGAGGGCGCGATTGAGTGGGCCCGCGATGTAGGCGGCACAGCGCCCAAGCGAAAGCCCAAGCGACGTTAAGGGCTCGGGCTGGGGCTCGGGCTGGGGCTCGCGGTCAGCCCATCCACAGCTTGACCGCCATCAACACCATCAGCACCGCAAAGCCCTTCTTCATGAGTTCTGCATCGACGTGCGTGGCCACATACGCGCCGACGTAGGCCCCAACGGCCATGCCGAGCGCGATGAGGATGGCCTGCTTCATCTCAAGATGGCCGGCCTTGTGGTACGTCCACGCACCCACGGCCGCACCCAGCGGGAGGACGAGCGCACCCAGGGAGGTGCCGGCCGCCTGCTGGGGCGGCATTTTGGCGAGGTAGATGAGCGCCGGCACGATCACGATGCCGCCGCCGATGCCGAAGACGCCCGACAGAATGCCGGCGCCGAGCCCGATGGCCAGTAGCAGGAGGGTCATGGCTCTAGGATAGCATTAGTTTTCCAGCCATGCTCAGCGAATCCTCCGTCGCCTTCCTCAAGCGCCTGCTCGACACGCCGGGACCGTCCGGCTTCGAGGGCGCTCCGGCCCGCGTCTGGCGCGCCGAAGCCACCACCTTTGCCGCGTCGGTTACGGCCGATGTGGTCGGCAACTCCCTCGCCACCGTGCACGGCGACGGCACCGGCCCGACGATCCTCCTCGCCGGCCATATCGACGAAATCGGCATCATCATCACCCATATCGATGACAACGGCTATGTGTACTTCGAGCCGATCGGTGGGTGGGATCCGCAGGTACTGGTGGCGCAGCGCATCCGCTTCATCGGGCGCAACGGGCCGGTGCTGGGCGTGATCGGCAAGAAGCCGATTCACCTCATGAAGCCCGAGGAGCGCGAAAAGGCATCGAAGATCACCGACCTGTGGGTCGATATCGGCGTCAAGACCAAGGCGGAGGCCCTCGAGCTGCTCGAAGTGGGCGACGCCGGCGTGATCGACTCGCAGACGGTGGACATGCCGAACGGCCGCCTCGTGTCGCGCTCCATCGACGACCGCATCGGCGCCTTTGTGGTGCTTGAGGCGTTGCGCCGCTACGCCGCCAAGCCGGGCGCGGCGCGCGTGGTGGCGGCGGCGACCGCGCAAGAAGAGATCGGCTACAGCGGCGGCGGCGCCCGCGTCGCGGCGCAAAGCGTGGACGCCATCATGGCGATCGCGGTAGACGTCACCTTCGCGACCGACCACCCGGTCATGAAGAAGGAAGAGATCGGCGAGCACAGCATCGGCGGCGGGCCGGTCCTGACGCGCGGCTCGGTGATCTCTCCGGTGGTGTATCGCCTACTCTCGTCCACCGCGAAGGCACTCGAGATCCCGTACTCGATTCACGCCGCGGGCCGCTTCACGTCCACCGACGCCGACGCGATGCATCTCGCCCGCACCGGCGTGGCGACGGCGCTGGTGAGCATCCCGAACCGCTACATGCACTCGCCGAATGAGATGGTCTCGCTCGACGATCTCGATCGCGCGGCGGAGCTCATTGCTGAAGCGTGTCGGCGCGTGACGGCTGCGACGGACTTTACCGACCGCTAAGCGGTTCCGCGCCCCTACATCCGATAGCGCAACGCGGTAGACGCCACATCCGGATCGGGATCCGACACCAGGGCGTCGATGGTGTCGCGCACAGCGCTGCCGCGGGCGCGGACGAGGCTCTCGATGGCGGCGACGCGGAGCCAGCTTTCGCGGCGGGTCGTGTCCACCTGGCCGTCCTGCAGCTGTTGCGGCGGGAGCGCGATACGCAGCAGGCGCTGAATGGCGTCGGCGCTGCCGAGTCGGCCGAGGCTGGCGACCATCTCGATGGCGACTTCGTCGTCCGTTTCGCGATCGAGCGCCGACGCGAGTCGCGCGGCCGGTGGGCGCACCCCGAGTCCGGGTTGCTGGGCGTTGCTGCCGCTCAACCCGT
Protein-coding sequences here:
- a CDS encoding sulfite exporter TauE/SafE family protein; this translates as MTLLLLAIGLGAGILSGVFGIGGGIVIVPALIYLAKMPPQQAAGTSLGALVLPLGAAVGAWTYHKAGHLEMKQAILIALGMAVGAYVGAYVATHVDAELMKKGFAVLMVLMAVKLWMG
- a CDS encoding M42 family metallopeptidase; this translates as MLSESSVAFLKRLLDTPGPSGFEGAPARVWRAEATTFAASVTADVVGNSLATVHGDGTGPTILLAGHIDEIGIIITHIDDNGYVYFEPIGGWDPQVLVAQRIRFIGRNGPVLGVIGKKPIHLMKPEEREKASKITDLWVDIGVKTKAEALELLEVGDAGVIDSQTVDMPNGRLVSRSIDDRIGAFVVLEALRRYAAKPGAARVVAAATAQEEIGYSGGGARVAAQSVDAIMAIAVDVTFATDHPVMKKEEIGEHSIGGGPVLTRGSVISPVVYRLLSSTAKALEIPYSIHAAGRFTSTDADAMHLARTGVATALVSIPNRYMHSPNEMVSLDDLDRAAELIAEACRRVTAATDFTDR